One genomic segment of Candidatus Micrarchaeia archaeon includes these proteins:
- a CDS encoding LAGLIDADG family homing endonuclease, whose amino-acid sequence MSAKLAELIGVLLGDGSIGIYDCVVNGKLKKHYRIKITLNSTDDRDYAIYLKMQIEHLLGTTPIMRKRPNENTLDLFIFKRRIIRNLIQMGLRTAPKWNRARVPQEFLSLKSLPALLRGYMDTDGCVTVANNNGIRYPRIEMKICPSPMQKQLILGLRRLGFSPRVYSIGRGKVRVVLAGTANLRKWNERIGFSNAKNISRYESFKKIQE is encoded by the coding sequence ATGAGCGCGAAACTTGCAGAACTTATCGGCGTCCTTCTCGGAGACGGTTCAATCGGTATCTACGATTGCGTCGTAAATGGAAAACTGAAGAAACATTACAGGATCAAAATAACGCTCAATTCCACGGATGACCGAGATTATGCAATTTACTTGAAAATGCAAATAGAGCATTTGCTCGGAACCACGCCAATTATGCGCAAGCGACCGAATGAAAATACCTTGGACCTCTTCATCTTCAAGAGGCGAATTATCAGGAATCTTATCCAAATGGGCCTCAGAACCGCGCCTAAATGGAATCGAGCTCGTGTTCCGCAGGAGTTTCTTTCGCTCAAGTCCCTCCCTGCCTTACTGCGCGGCTATATGGATACCGACGGTTGCGTAACTGTGGCTAACAACAACGGAATCCGCTATCCAAGAATTGAAATGAAGATATGTCCAAGCCCTATGCAGAAACAACTAATTCTAGGCCTGCGTAGACTGGGTTTCAGCCCACGCGTATATTCTATTGGAAGAGGAAAAGTACGAGTTGTACTGGCCGGTACTGCCAACTTGCGAAAATGGAATGAACGGATTGGTTTCTCTAACGCGAAGAACATTTCGAGGTATGAAAGTTTCAAGAAAATTCAGGAATAA
- the alaXM gene encoding alanyl-tRNA editing protein AlaXM, whose amino-acid sequence MDEPLYLQDSYCRECDAKVLEILEPKKIVLDKNIFYPRGGGQAMDKGQFVRGTDIFNVVNVEKREGKIVHEVDREGLAVGDSVHCILDWERRYALMRMHTAAHILAATFVNETGALITGNQLEVDKTRFDFALENFDRAKFDEVVKKANETIAKSIELKIYSLPREEALKIPGVVKLANALPPSISILRIVEIPGADIQADGGTHVKNTSEIGRIEILKLENKGAANRRIYFTLR is encoded by the coding sequence ATGGACGAACCGCTCTATCTCCAGGATTCGTATTGTAGGGAATGCGACGCGAAAGTTCTTGAAATATTGGAACCGAAAAAAATCGTGCTGGACAAGAACATCTTTTACCCGCGCGGAGGGGGCCAGGCAATGGACAAAGGTCAGTTTGTGCGCGGAACCGACATTTTCAATGTTGTGAACGTCGAAAAGCGCGAGGGGAAAATCGTGCACGAGGTTGACAGGGAAGGATTGGCGGTTGGGGATTCGGTGCACTGCATTTTGGACTGGGAGAGAAGGTACGCGCTCATGCGCATGCACACCGCTGCGCACATCCTCGCAGCGACTTTCGTGAACGAAACCGGCGCATTGATTACAGGCAACCAGCTTGAAGTGGACAAAACAAGATTTGATTTTGCGTTAGAAAATTTCGACCGCGCGAAATTCGACGAAGTTGTGAAAAAGGCGAACGAGACGATTGCGAAAAGCATAGAACTCAAAATCTACTCCCTTCCGCGCGAGGAGGCGTTGAAGATTCCCGGGGTGGTGAAGCTCGCGAACGCGCTCCCCCCAAGCATATCTATTTTGCGCATAGTGGAAATTCCGGGCGCGGACATACAGGCGGACGGAGGGACGCACGTGAAAAACACCTCTGAAATAGGGCGGATAGAGATACTCAAATTGGAAAACAAAGGAGCGGCGAACAGGAGAATATATTTCACGCTCAGATGA
- a CDS encoding metal-dependent hydrolase, translating into MRWLAHFVIGAAVAGILFYLLGSSSYAIMIYSFFAGMCALVPDIDYSGSKARKALDAFVMMSAFLLVYLAHCGSAECVFSLDFIARFLALIGLYFLVMMLFRHRGVMHSLLAAGIISFAVFLILGFGFGIAALLGYLSHLLADRELKLL; encoded by the coding sequence ATGCGATGGCTGGCGCATTTTGTTATCGGCGCAGCAGTTGCCGGAATACTATTCTATTTACTGGGCAGTTCTTCTTATGCAATTATGATTTACTCGTTTTTCGCAGGAATGTGCGCGCTGGTTCCTGATATTGATTATTCGGGCTCGAAGGCGAGAAAAGCGCTTGATGCATTCGTGATGATGTCCGCGTTCCTGCTGGTCTATTTGGCTCACTGCGGAAGCGCCGAATGCGTTTTCTCCCTGGATTTCATCGCGAGGTTCCTCGCGCTGATTGGGCTGTACTTCCTGGTGATGATGCTGTTCAGGCACAGGGGCGTGATGCACTCATTGCTTGCAGCTGGCATCATTTCGTTCGCAGTTTTTCTCATCCTTGGATTCGGGTTCGGCATTGCCGCATTGCTCGGTTATTTGTCCCATCTTCTTGCGGACAGGGAACTCAAGCTCCTTTGA